One genomic window of Saccopteryx bilineata isolate mSacBil1 chromosome 4, mSacBil1_pri_phased_curated, whole genome shotgun sequence includes the following:
- the ZNF771 gene encoding zinc finger protein 771 isoform X1, which translates to MDTKMPGEQQREEEEEMHEEMVLLVKSEEEEGEEKYEVVKLKIPVDNKEVPSEAPAPPADPARPHACPDCGRAFARRSTLAKHSRTHTGERPFTCTECGRGFTQKSALTKHSRTHTGERPYECPECDKRFSAASNLRQHQRRHTGEKPYACAQCGRRFAQSSNYAQHLRVHTGEKPYACPDCGRAFGGSSCLARHRRTHTGERPYACADCGTRFAQSSALAKHRRVHTGEKPHRCAVCGRRFGHRSNLAEHVRTHTGERPYPCSECGQRFRLSSHFIRHRRSHVRRGLYICVSCGRNFKLLPGASAITAPERCLECERDAGVWLGRDTPGS; encoded by the exons ATG GACACCAAGATGCCCGGCGaacagcagagagaggaggaggaggagatgcacGAGGAGATGGTGCTGCTGGTgaagagtgaggaggaggagggcgagGAGAAGTACGAGGTGGTGAAACTCAAGATCCCCGTGGACAACAAGGAG GTCCCAAGTGAGGCGCCAGCGCCACCTGCCGACCCAGCACGCCCACACGCATGCCCGGACTGTGGCCGTGCTTTTGCGCGCCGCTCCACACTAGCCAAGCATTCGCGCACGCACACGGGCGAGCGGCCCTTCACATGCACCGAGTGTGGCCGGGGCTTCACACAGAAGTCTGCGCTGACAAAACACAGCCGCACGCACACCGGAGAGCGGCCCTACGAGTGCCCGGAGTGCGACAAGCGCTTTTCGGCCGCCTCCAACCTACGCCAGCACCAGCGGCGCCACACTGGCGAGAAGCCGTACGCATGCGCGCAGTGCGGCCGCCGCTTTGCGCAGAGCTCCAACTACGCGCAGCACCTGCGCGTGCACACTGGCGAGAAGCCATACGCCTGCCCTGACTGCGGACGCGCCTTCGGCGGCAGTTCGTGCCTGGCGCGCCACCGACGCACGCACACGGGTGAGCGGCCGTACGCATGCGCTGACTGCGGCACGCGCTTCGCGCAGAGCTCGGCGTTGGCCAAGCACCGGCGGGTGCACACAGGCGAGAAGCCGCACCGCTGTGCGGTGTGCGGCCGACGCTTTGGCCATCGCTCCAACCTGGCTGAGCACGTGCGCACGCACACTGGTGAGCGGCCCTACCCGTGCAGCGAGTGCGGCCAGCGCTTCCGCCTCAGCTCTCACTTCATCCGCCACCGTCGCTCGCATGTCCGGCGAGGTCTCTACATCTGCGTTTCCTGTGGCCGAAACTTCAAGCTGCTCCCTGGCGCTTCAGCCATCACTGCCCCTGAGCGCTGCCTGGAATGTGAGCGGGATGCTGGTGTCTGGCTGGGGAGAGACACACCAGGGTCCTGA
- the ZNF48 gene encoding zinc finger protein 48, whose amino-acid sequence MERAVEPWGPDLRGREEREPLRGSRTGLGGEDVEMAQMDEFEHTPQEDDLGFKEEEDLASGHEVGNASLKPEGIQTWDDLWVQREGPGKSQARDRGPRLLGEPRWGQASDRAAVCGECGKSFRQMSDLVKHQRTHTGEKPYKCGVCGKGFGDSSARIKHQRTHSGEKPYRARPPAQGPPKIPRSRIPAGERPTICGECGKSFRQSSDLVKHQRTHTGEKPYKCGICGKGFGDSSARIKHQRTHRGEQAPRPVVPRQPPSRAAPAAAQGPKAQDKPYICTDCGKRFVLSCSLLSHQRSHLGPKPFGCDVCGKEFARGSDLVKHLRVHTGEKPYLCPECGKGFADSSARVKHLRTHSGERPHACPECDCTFSLGSTLLRHRLTHMEPQDFGLPGYPLAPLTPSPPPPPLGTSPPLTPRSPAHSGDGPFGLPGLELEPGGPQAGEPPPPLAGDKPHKCPECGKGFRRSSDLVKHHRVHTGEKPYLCPECGKGFADSSARVKHLRTHRGEQARPPPPSTLLRPHNPPGPVPMAPRPRVRAQPSGLSQPHVCGFCGKEFPRSSDLVKHRRTHTGEKPYKCAECGKGFSDSSARIKHQRGHLVLRPLGTGDGLARSLKEEPPAGLE is encoded by the exons ATGGAGCGCGCGGTGGAGCCCTGGGGTCCGGATCTCCGCGGCCGGGAGGAGAGGGAGCCGCTGAGAGGCTCCCGAACAG GTCTAGGGGGTGAAGATGTGGAGATGGCTCAGATGGATGAGTTTGAACATACCCCACAGGAGGATGACTTGGGGTTCAAGGAAGAGGAAGATTTGGCCTCAGGTCATGAAGTAGGAAATGCCTCTCTCAAACCCGAAGGCATCCAGACCTGGGATGACTTGTGGGTCCAGAGAGAGGGACCTGGAAAATCTCAGGCTCGAGATCGAGGGCCGCGGCTATTGGGAGAACCGCGCTGGGGCCAGGCTAGCGATCGGGCGGCTGTGTGTGGTGAGTGTGGCAAGAGCTTTCGGCAGATGTCAGACCTGGTGAAACACCAGCGGACACACACCGGGGAGAAGCCCTACAAGTGCGGTGTCTGCGGCAAGGGCTTTGGGGACAGCTCTGCCCGGATCAAGCACCAGAGAACTCATAGTGGCGAAAAACCCTACAGAGCCCGACCTCCGGCCCAGGGTCCCCCCAAGATTCCTCGGTCCAGGATCCCTGCTGGTGAGCGCCCCACTATCTGCGGTGAGTGTGGCAAGAGCTTCCGGCAAAGTTCCGACTTGGTGAAACACCAGCGGACACACACAGGTGAGAAGCCCTACAAGTGTGGCATCTGTGGCAAGGGTTTTGGGGACAGCTCTGCCCGCATAAAGCACCAGCGGACACACCGCGGGGAGCAGGCCCCCCGGCCCGTGGTGCCACGGCAGCCGCCCTCTCGAGCTGCCCCGGCAGCTGCACAGGGACCCAAGGCCCAGGACAAGCCGTACATCTGCACCGACTGTGGTAAAAGGTTTGTGCTCAGCTGCAGCCTTCTGAGCCACCAGCGCAGTCACCTGGGGCCCAAACCTTTTGGCTGCGATGTGTGTGGAAAGGAATTCGCTAGGGGCTCAGATCTGGTGAAGCACCTTCGAGTTCACACGGGAGAGAAGCCCTACCTCTGCCCTGAGTGTGGCAAGGGCTTCGCCGACAGCTCGGCCCGGGTCAAACACCTGCGCACACACAGCGGCGAGAGGCCTCACGCCTGCCCGGAGTGTGACTGTACCTTCAGCCTCGGCTCCACCcttctgcgccaccgcctgaccCACATGGAGCCCCAGGACTTCGGTCTCCCGGGCTACCCCCTGGCTCCACtgacccccagcccacccccacctcctcttgGCACCAGCCCCCCGCTGACACCTCGAAGCCCCGCACACTCCGGTGATGGGCCCTTTGGCCTGCCTGGTTTGGAGCTGGAGCCGGGAGGCCCACAGGCTGGGGAACCACCCCCACCGTTAGCGGGCGACAAGCCCCACAAGTGCCCTGAGTGTGGCAAGGGCTTCCGCCGTAGCTCGGACCTGGTTAAACACCATCGTGTGCACACAGGGGAAAAGCCCTACCTCTGCCCTGAATGTGGCAAGGGTTTTGCTGACAGCTCAGCGCGGGTCAAACACCTCCGCACCCACCGAGGTGAACAAGCCCGGCCACCTCCACCATCCACTCTCCTGAGGCCGCATAATCCCCCGGGCCCAGTACCCATGGCCCCTCGACCCCGAGTCCGGGCGCAGCCATCTGGACTCAGCCAGCCCCATGTGTGTGGCTTCTGTGGGAAGGAGTTCCCCCGGAGCTCAGATCTGGTCAAACACAGGCGCACGCACACTGGGGAGAAGCCGTACAAGTGTGCAGAGTGTGGCAAGGGTTTCAGTGACAGCTCTGCTCGCATCAAGCACCAGCGGGGGCACCTGGTCCTGAGGCCCTTGGGGACGGGGGACGGTCTGGCAAGGTCCCTCAAGGAGGAGCCACCAGCAGGACTGGAATGA
- the ZNF771 gene encoding zinc finger protein 771 isoform X2, producing the protein MPGEQQREEEEEMHEEMVLLVKSEEEEGEEKYEVVKLKIPVDNKEVPSEAPAPPADPARPHACPDCGRAFARRSTLAKHSRTHTGERPFTCTECGRGFTQKSALTKHSRTHTGERPYECPECDKRFSAASNLRQHQRRHTGEKPYACAQCGRRFAQSSNYAQHLRVHTGEKPYACPDCGRAFGGSSCLARHRRTHTGERPYACADCGTRFAQSSALAKHRRVHTGEKPHRCAVCGRRFGHRSNLAEHVRTHTGERPYPCSECGQRFRLSSHFIRHRRSHVRRGLYICVSCGRNFKLLPGASAITAPERCLECERDAGVWLGRDTPGS; encoded by the exons ATGCCCGGCGaacagcagagagaggaggaggaggagatgcacGAGGAGATGGTGCTGCTGGTgaagagtgaggaggaggagggcgagGAGAAGTACGAGGTGGTGAAACTCAAGATCCCCGTGGACAACAAGGAG GTCCCAAGTGAGGCGCCAGCGCCACCTGCCGACCCAGCACGCCCACACGCATGCCCGGACTGTGGCCGTGCTTTTGCGCGCCGCTCCACACTAGCCAAGCATTCGCGCACGCACACGGGCGAGCGGCCCTTCACATGCACCGAGTGTGGCCGGGGCTTCACACAGAAGTCTGCGCTGACAAAACACAGCCGCACGCACACCGGAGAGCGGCCCTACGAGTGCCCGGAGTGCGACAAGCGCTTTTCGGCCGCCTCCAACCTACGCCAGCACCAGCGGCGCCACACTGGCGAGAAGCCGTACGCATGCGCGCAGTGCGGCCGCCGCTTTGCGCAGAGCTCCAACTACGCGCAGCACCTGCGCGTGCACACTGGCGAGAAGCCATACGCCTGCCCTGACTGCGGACGCGCCTTCGGCGGCAGTTCGTGCCTGGCGCGCCACCGACGCACGCACACGGGTGAGCGGCCGTACGCATGCGCTGACTGCGGCACGCGCTTCGCGCAGAGCTCGGCGTTGGCCAAGCACCGGCGGGTGCACACAGGCGAGAAGCCGCACCGCTGTGCGGTGTGCGGCCGACGCTTTGGCCATCGCTCCAACCTGGCTGAGCACGTGCGCACGCACACTGGTGAGCGGCCCTACCCGTGCAGCGAGTGCGGCCAGCGCTTCCGCCTCAGCTCTCACTTCATCCGCCACCGTCGCTCGCATGTCCGGCGAGGTCTCTACATCTGCGTTTCCTGTGGCCGAAACTTCAAGCTGCTCCCTGGCGCTTCAGCCATCACTGCCCCTGAGCGCTGCCTGGAATGTGAGCGGGATGCTGGTGTCTGGCTGGGGAGAGACACACCAGGGTCCTGA